One genomic segment of Pseudomonas chlororaphis subsp. aurantiaca includes these proteins:
- the crcB gene encoding fluoride efflux transporter CrcB: MIPLIVAVSMGGVAGTLLRFATGNWISANWPRHFYTATLAVNIVGCLLIGVLYGLFLIRPEVPIEVRAGLMVGFLGGLTTFSSFSLDTVRLLESGQIPLALGYAAISVFGGLLATWAGLSLTKL; the protein is encoded by the coding sequence GTGATCCCGTTAATCGTTGCCGTCTCGATGGGCGGTGTTGCCGGAACCCTGTTGCGCTTTGCCACCGGCAACTGGATCAGCGCCAATTGGCCGCGGCACTTCTATACCGCGACGCTGGCCGTTAATATCGTGGGCTGCCTGCTGATCGGCGTGCTGTACGGCCTGTTTCTGATACGCCCGGAGGTGCCCATCGAGGTGCGCGCCGGGTTGATGGTGGGCTTCCTTGGCGGCCTGACGACTTTTTCATCCTTTTCACTGGATACGGTGCGTCTGCTGGAAAGCGGACAGATACCGCTGGCCCTGGGCTATGCGGCCATCAGCGTATTCGGCGGGCTGCTCGCGACCTGGGCCGGCCTGTCCCTGACCAAACTTTGA